Proteins encoded within one genomic window of Aerococcus viridans:
- a CDS encoding prepilin peptidase, whose product MISFVYYTILLVLFASLASFFMVVGSRTVLGQSFIHGRSKCDNCHVPISPLALIPIIGYGLSTGKCQTCRQPIPLIYPLSEGFFAIFSFLFFLNHTTETAILLFLIFTILLIMTSADLALHIIPDRFQVILLLVVINYLYRNPDIAHLTHITFSLLVFTTLITCNHLLHQGIGGGDIKALVVLALMLGPLNFSYLLLIASGLALCHIFYLKIRHTTFPTGLPFIPYLFFAYPIIFYIL is encoded by the coding sequence ATGATATCGTTTGTTTATTATACCATTCTATTGGTCCTTTTTGCTAGTCTTGCTTCATTTTTTATGGTGGTTGGCTCAAGAACAGTCCTTGGACAATCCTTTATCCACGGTCGTTCCAAGTGCGACAATTGCCATGTCCCGATTTCACCCTTAGCTTTGATACCAATCATCGGTTACGGCCTATCAACAGGTAAATGTCAGACTTGCCGCCAGCCAATTCCACTGATTTATCCACTTTCTGAAGGATTTTTCGCTATATTCTCTTTCTTGTTTTTTCTGAACCATACGACTGAAACAGCAATTCTTCTCTTCCTGATTTTTACTATCCTTCTCATCATGACCAGTGCCGATCTGGCTTTACACATCATACCAGACCGGTTTCAAGTCATATTATTATTAGTTGTGATTAATTATCTATATCGAAATCCGGACATAGCACACTTAACCCACATTACCTTTTCCCTATTAGTCTTCACTACTTTAATCACCTGCAATCACCTGCTTCATCAAGGTATTGGTGGTGGCGACATTAAAGCACTGGTAGTCTTAGCTCTAATGCTCGGTCCCTTAAACTTCTCATACCTTCTTTTAATCGCTAGCGGTCTAGCCCTATGTCACATCTTTTATTTGAAAATCAGACATACGACCTTTCCAACTGGTCTGCCATTTATCCCTTACTTATTCTTTGCCTATCCCATCATCTTCTATATACTGTAA
- a CDS encoding HAD-IC family P-type ATPase: MWNDQYQGLTDEEVQAKVAEGQVNQTSHSTQKTTAEIIIENFFTLFNALNFLLAFLLLLVGAYSNMAFIAIIILNIIIGIVQELRARDLVSKLTILSNKPVKVIRNRQEAIVPSTELVVGDLIILESGDQVPSDANVVDGSSEVNESLLTGESDAILKQAGDELLSGSYLTSGQLLAELIHVGDDNYAEQLVAETKSQPYARSELTDAIKKIAKFTSYIIVPLGILLFLQAFFLRSDTVDVAVINSVAALIGMLPKGLVLLISLALSTAVLKLGKKNVLVQNMYAVEALAHMDMLCLDKTGTITQGKMSVEGIFPLNSISDKDLLAKLANYTTASTDSNLTMTALKDHFDGQVSTLEALQVTPFSSERKWGAISFEGAGTIFVGAAEYLIDEPIEQVITAQNDGLRVLLVGQSTDLLDDKTEIANLAIKPIGYITLSDPIRPNSKSTLEFFQNEGVDIKIISGDNPQTVARVAKNAGLAGDAQAIDMSQIQAEADVRAAAHQYNVFGRVSPQQKKLLVAEFQDEDHIVGMTGDGVNDILALSQADLSITMAEGDGATRQMADLILVNSDFGDLPAVISEGRRVVNNITRSSSVFFIKTLYSLIVTLICIALNFPFPFIPLQITMIDAFIEGYPAFFTSFEPNNQQVKERFLPKSLAAALPSALTVSVAIFASLVMVKLGIIDFETARTFDYVMLTGVSLFAVWQSCLPFNKLRLFLASTATFAMLAVALVLPHFSDILTIQPMTANETLISLALLALAFAFWKMVNRYQDRFKAFFTRMNF, from the coding sequence ATGTGGAACGATCAATACCAAGGTCTAACGGATGAAGAAGTCCAGGCCAAAGTGGCTGAAGGCCAGGTTAACCAAACTAGTCATTCTACCCAAAAAACGACGGCTGAAATTATTATAGAGAACTTTTTTACCCTATTTAATGCTTTAAACTTCCTATTGGCCTTCTTATTGTTACTGGTTGGCGCTTATTCTAATATGGCCTTTATTGCCATCATTATATTGAATATTATTATTGGGATTGTCCAAGAGCTTAGAGCCCGCGATTTGGTCAGCAAGTTGACCATTTTATCCAATAAACCAGTTAAGGTGATCCGAAATCGTCAGGAAGCCATTGTGCCATCTACTGAATTGGTGGTTGGCGACTTGATTATCCTTGAAAGTGGTGACCAGGTTCCGTCAGACGCCAACGTGGTGGACGGGTCCAGCGAAGTGAATGAGTCCCTTTTAACGGGTGAGTCGGATGCCATTTTAAAACAAGCAGGCGATGAGTTATTATCCGGTTCTTATTTGACCAGTGGGCAATTGCTGGCTGAGTTGATCCATGTTGGGGACGACAATTACGCAGAGCAGTTGGTGGCTGAAACTAAGTCTCAACCATACGCCCGTTCTGAATTAACCGATGCCATTAAGAAGATTGCCAAGTTTACCTCTTACATCATTGTGCCACTAGGGATACTCTTGTTCTTGCAAGCCTTTTTCCTACGAAGTGACACAGTAGATGTGGCGGTTATAAACTCGGTGGCTGCCCTGATTGGCATGCTGCCTAAAGGTCTGGTATTGTTGATTTCACTAGCCCTTTCAACTGCTGTTTTAAAACTAGGCAAAAAGAATGTCCTCGTGCAAAACATGTACGCTGTTGAAGCCTTGGCTCACATGGATATGCTGTGTTTAGACAAGACTGGGACAATCACGCAAGGAAAGATGTCAGTGGAGGGGATTTTTCCACTAAACAGTATCTCCGACAAGGATTTACTAGCCAAATTGGCCAATTATACAACCGCATCAACCGATAGTAATTTAACCATGACGGCTTTGAAAGACCACTTCGACGGCCAAGTCTCTACTTTAGAAGCCTTACAAGTCACGCCCTTTTCATCTGAGCGGAAGTGGGGTGCTATCAGCTTTGAAGGAGCCGGTACAATTTTCGTTGGTGCAGCTGAATACCTTATCGACGAACCGATTGAGCAAGTAATCACCGCGCAAAATGACGGCCTGCGGGTCTTGTTGGTGGGACAATCGACTGACCTACTAGACGACAAGACTGAAATCGCCAACTTAGCAATCAAACCAATTGGCTACATCACCTTGAGTGATCCAATTCGCCCCAATTCTAAATCTACTCTGGAATTTTTCCAAAATGAGGGTGTGGACATCAAAATTATTTCAGGTGACAACCCGCAAACCGTTGCCAGAGTTGCTAAGAACGCAGGACTCGCAGGCGACGCCCAAGCGATTGATATGAGTCAAATTCAAGCTGAAGCGGATGTAAGAGCAGCAGCACACCAATACAATGTTTTCGGCCGGGTCTCACCTCAACAAAAGAAACTTTTGGTAGCTGAATTTCAAGACGAAGACCATATTGTTGGGATGACAGGTGACGGGGTCAATGATATTTTAGCCTTGTCACAAGCTGACTTATCCATCACTATGGCTGAAGGGGACGGGGCAACCCGTCAAATGGCCGATTTGATTCTGGTCAATTCAGACTTTGGTGACTTACCAGCGGTCATTTCTGAAGGCCGCCGTGTGGTCAACAACATCACTCGGTCATCAAGCGTATTCTTTATCAAAACCCTATATTCTTTAATCGTGACCCTAATTTGTATTGCCTTGAATTTCCCGTTTCCATTTATTCCCTTACAAATTACCATGATTGATGCCTTTATCGAGGGCTATCCTGCCTTCTTCACGTCATTTGAACCTAATAACCAGCAAGTTAAAGAGCGGTTCCTACCCAAATCCCTTGCCGCTGCGCTACCTTCAGCCTTAACGGTGTCTGTAGCCATTTTCGCCTCCTTAGTCATGGTGAAACTGGGCATAATCGACTTTGAAACCGCTCGGACCTTTGACTATGTCATGTTGACCGGCGTCTCTTTATTTGCGGTATGGCAGTCCTGCCTCCCGTTTAACAAGTTGCGTCTCTTTCTCGCATCAACCGCAACCTTTGCCATGCTTGCCGTCGCACTGGTCTTGCCGCATTTTTCAGATATTCTGACCATCCAACCCATGACTGCTAACGAAACCCTAATCAGTCTCGCCTTGTTGGCTCTCGCTTTTGCCTTTTGGAAAATGGTCAACCGCTATCAAGATCGTTTCAAAGCATTTTTCACACGGATGAATTTTTAA
- the metK gene encoding methionine adenosyltransferase, with protein sequence MNKRLFTSESVTEGHPDKVADQISDAILDAILAQDPQARVACETAVNTGLVLVFGEVTTSAYVDIQKIVRDTVREIGYRDGKFGFDADSIAVLVSLDEQSPDIAQGVDDAIETREKGEVDNKLIGAGDQGIMFGYATDETPELMPMPIALSHRLSRRLAEVRKSGELNYLGPDGKTQVTMEYDDNNQPQRIDTIVISTQHTEGIELDQIRQDVIKHVVEPTMPENWLDENTRYFINPTGKFVSGGPEADSGLTGRKIIVDTYGGSAHHGGGAFSGKDATKVDRSASYAARYIAKNLVAAGLARKVEIQLAYAIGVAEPVSIGIDTFGTSDVSEIDLVALVRDNFDLTPNGIIDMLSLRQPIFSKTATYGHFGRDDQDFTWEKTDKVDILKK encoded by the coding sequence ATGAATAAACGACTATTTACTTCTGAATCAGTCACAGAAGGACATCCAGATAAGGTTGCTGACCAAATTTCTGATGCCATTCTTGACGCGATTCTTGCACAAGACCCACAAGCTCGTGTCGCTTGCGAAACTGCCGTCAATACAGGACTTGTCCTAGTATTCGGTGAGGTCACAACTAGCGCATATGTGGATATCCAAAAAATCGTTCGCGACACCGTCCGTGAAATTGGTTACCGTGACGGCAAATTCGGCTTCGACGCTGACTCCATCGCCGTATTGGTCTCACTAGACGAACAATCACCCGACATCGCACAAGGTGTTGACGATGCCATTGAAACTCGGGAAAAGGGCGAAGTGGACAACAAGTTGATCGGTGCTGGAGACCAAGGGATTATGTTCGGTTACGCAACAGACGAAACACCAGAGTTAATGCCAATGCCCATTGCATTAAGTCACCGCCTATCTCGCCGACTAGCTGAAGTCCGTAAAAGTGGTGAATTAAACTACTTAGGTCCAGACGGTAAGACACAAGTAACGATGGAATACGATGACAACAACCAACCACAACGTATTGATACCATCGTCATTTCAACACAACATACTGAAGGTATTGAATTAGACCAAATCCGCCAAGACGTGATTAAACACGTTGTTGAGCCAACTATGCCAGAAAACTGGTTAGATGAAAACACACGTTACTTCATCAACCCAACTGGTAAGTTTGTATCTGGTGGTCCAGAAGCCGATTCAGGTTTAACTGGTCGTAAAATTATCGTCGACACTTACGGTGGGTCTGCTCACCACGGTGGTGGGGCCTTCTCAGGTAAAGACGCCACTAAAGTTGACCGGTCTGCTTCATACGCGGCTCGCTATATTGCTAAAAACTTGGTTGCAGCTGGCTTAGCGCGTAAAGTTGAGATCCAATTAGCCTATGCTATTGGGGTTGCAGAACCTGTATCTATTGGGATTGACACATTCGGTACAAGTGATGTATCTGAAATTGATTTAGTTGCTTTAGTTCGCGATAACTTTGACTTAACACCAAATGGTATTATCGACATGTTATCTCTTCGTCAACCAATCTTCAGCAAGACTGCTACTTACGGCCACTTTGGTCGTGATGACCAAGACTTTACTTGGGAAAAAACAGATAAGGTCGACATCTTGAAGAAATAA
- a CDS encoding RNA-guided endonuclease TnpB family protein — MQLTKTIKVQLYPSASDIEKFEETQQQFLNACNFVSTYIFDHDFELGQTTLHNALYHQIRQDFGLQSQMAQSVMRTVIARYKTVKTQFKQKPKRYKDIHTGKYHTLYKDLYHLTKPLGFKQPVAVFVRNRNYAYHQNNTYSLTTNQGRIKVSCDKQHIAYLQQFSQNAYKFGQAELRCRKGKWFLHVSASKEIDSPDETNIQRIVGIDRGLRQILTIADDTTHTPFYSGKSLMKKRRRFKELRQSLQAKNTKSSRRRLKTIERRENRWMNDVNHQLSKTLVDRYGANTLFVLEDLTNVTFNTTHHRKQDARYEHHSWRFFDFEEKLMYKALESGSQVLKVSAQFTSQRCPKCESIDKANRQQGKHLFTCQNCGYQSNDDRVAAINIQELGHRYLSSEKNPRFEKVVPIQNY, encoded by the coding sequence ATGCAGTTAACGAAAACGATTAAAGTGCAATTATACCCAAGTGCTAGTGATATTGAAAAGTTCGAAGAAACCCAACAACAGTTTTTAAACGCTTGTAATTTTGTTTCGACATATATCTTTGACCATGACTTTGAATTAGGTCAAACGACTTTGCACAACGCCTTGTATCATCAGATACGTCAGGATTTTGGGCTGCAATCGCAAATGGCCCAGTCCGTGATGCGTACGGTAATCGCGAGATATAAGACCGTGAAAACACAGTTTAAACAAAAACCTAAGCGTTATAAAGATATCCATACAGGTAAATATCATACGCTATATAAAGACCTTTACCATTTAACGAAACCCCTAGGGTTTAAGCAACCAGTCGCTGTGTTCGTACGTAATCGTAACTACGCTTATCACCAAAACAATACCTATTCACTGACGACCAATCAAGGACGAATTAAAGTGTCTTGTGATAAGCAACATATCGCTTATCTTCAACAATTTAGCCAGAATGCTTACAAGTTCGGTCAAGCTGAATTACGCTGTCGTAAGGGTAAGTGGTTCTTACACGTGTCCGCAAGTAAAGAGATAGACAGCCCAGATGAAACTAATATTCAACGGATTGTAGGCATTGACCGTGGTTTAAGACAGATACTAACTATTGCGGATGATACAACTCATACTCCCTTCTATTCGGGTAAAAGCTTGATGAAGAAAAGACGGCGTTTTAAGGAATTGCGCCAGTCCTTACAAGCGAAGAACACCAAATCAAGTCGTAGACGCCTTAAAACAATTGAAAGACGAGAGAACCGCTGGATGAATGATGTGAACCATCAATTATCAAAGACACTCGTTGATCGATACGGGGCCAATACCTTGTTTGTGTTGGAAGATCTTACGAACGTTACTTTTAACACGACTCACCATCGTAAGCAAGATGCACGGTATGAACACCATTCATGGCGATTCTTCGATTTTGAAGAAAAGTTAATGTATAAAGCTTTAGAAAGTGGTTCGCAAGTTTTAAAAGTATCCGCACAATTTACGTCCCAACGTTGTCCGAAATGCGAATCAATTGATAAAGCTAATAGACAACAAGGTAAGCACTTGTTTACTTGTCAGAATTGTGGGTATCAATCAAATGATGACCGTGTGGCAGCTATCAATATTCAAGAATTGGGTCACCGATATCTGTCGAGTGAGAAAAACCCGCGGTTTGAAAAAGTTGTGCCAATACAAAATTATTAA
- the dnaX gene encoding DNA polymerase III subunit gamma/tau translates to MSYQALYRVWRPQTFGDIVGQEAVARTLQNAIRTGKTSHAYLFTGPRGTGKTSAAKILSKAINCPNQVDGEPCNECEICRAITDGTLPDVIEIDAASNNGVEEIRDIRDKVRYAPTEAQYKVYIIDEVHMLSTGAFNALLKTLEEPPANVIFILATTEPHKIPATIISRTQRFDFKRISRQSIEDRMAFILDQDGIEFENGALAVIARAANGGMRDALSLLDQVISFSDGTLSLETSRLVTGALSEEQLVEYTEALANGQVTAALDHLHALMAGGQDAARFVEEQLVFVRDLMIAKETKADTAEIEDLTQRYDEAFYSLAKTIDVNVLYKMMKVFRETQAEIRFSLQPTIYLEVATVQVASQIGGQAAVGQSGNQQVVANQEGDHVLPTQVSQALAELQEQVANLTAQVQNGSKEPAKPAPSKPAKRSGNATAFTPNLTKVFQVLNQATKKDLNDIANLWEGLIESLPSMQAALLKATFPAAASPNAFVVRFDYEILCKKVDDDTETRQEIERLLSNQLGHPTKMYYLTSDQWQSARQSYVQAMKNGELGDLVGNDAVATKGSATDAEAFTQEDEAVDDGLDENGLNDEESRLRQEQIDQATSLFGKDNVTIIDD, encoded by the coding sequence ATGAGTTACCAAGCATTATACCGCGTTTGGCGGCCGCAGACATTTGGAGATATTGTTGGCCAAGAGGCTGTTGCGCGTACGCTGCAAAATGCCATTCGAACTGGCAAAACGAGTCACGCTTACTTGTTTACGGGTCCAAGAGGTACTGGTAAGACGAGTGCGGCTAAAATTCTATCGAAAGCGATCAACTGTCCAAACCAGGTGGATGGGGAACCATGTAATGAATGTGAGATTTGCCGGGCCATTACGGACGGCACTTTGCCGGATGTGATTGAAATCGATGCAGCTTCTAACAACGGGGTTGAGGAGATTCGTGATATCCGTGATAAGGTTCGCTATGCGCCAACGGAAGCGCAATATAAGGTCTATATCATTGATGAGGTCCACATGCTTTCAACGGGTGCTTTCAATGCTTTATTAAAAACCTTAGAAGAACCGCCAGCTAATGTCATTTTTATATTAGCAACGACTGAGCCGCATAAGATACCTGCAACGATTATTTCAAGAACCCAACGTTTTGACTTTAAACGCATTTCACGTCAATCGATTGAAGACCGGATGGCTTTTATTTTAGACCAAGACGGGATTGAATTTGAGAACGGCGCTTTAGCTGTGATTGCCCGTGCGGCGAACGGTGGGATGCGGGATGCCTTATCCTTGTTAGACCAGGTGATTTCCTTTTCCGATGGGACTTTATCACTTGAAACGAGTCGTTTGGTAACGGGGGCCTTGTCTGAAGAGCAGTTGGTTGAATATACGGAGGCCTTAGCTAATGGACAAGTGACGGCAGCTTTAGACCACTTACATGCTTTAATGGCTGGTGGTCAAGATGCGGCGCGTTTTGTGGAAGAGCAGTTGGTTTTTGTGCGTGATTTAATGATTGCCAAGGAAACCAAGGCGGATACGGCTGAGATTGAAGATTTGACCCAACGTTATGACGAAGCCTTTTATAGTCTAGCGAAAACGATTGATGTGAATGTCTTGTATAAGATGATGAAAGTCTTCCGAGAAACACAGGCAGAAATTCGTTTTTCATTGCAACCAACGATCTATCTAGAGGTCGCGACGGTCCAGGTAGCCAGTCAAATCGGTGGTCAGGCGGCTGTTGGTCAAAGTGGTAACCAACAAGTGGTGGCTAACCAAGAAGGTGACCATGTCTTGCCAACGCAAGTGAGTCAAGCGTTAGCTGAATTGCAAGAACAAGTGGCAAATTTAACGGCACAGGTTCAAAATGGGAGCAAAGAGCCAGCTAAACCTGCACCAAGTAAGCCGGCTAAGCGGTCAGGGAATGCGACGGCCTTTACGCCAAATCTGACGAAGGTCTTCCAAGTCTTAAATCAAGCGACTAAGAAAGACTTGAATGATATTGCTAATTTATGGGAAGGTCTAATTGAGAGTCTACCAAGTATGCAGGCGGCCTTATTAAAGGCAACTTTCCCAGCGGCAGCATCACCAAATGCCTTCGTAGTTCGGTTTGATTATGAAATCTTGTGCAAGAAGGTGGATGACGATACGGAGACCCGTCAAGAAATTGAGCGGTTGCTATCTAATCAATTAGGTCATCCAACGAAGATGTACTATTTAACGAGCGACCAATGGCAGTCTGCCCGTCAAAGTTATGTCCAAGCCATGAAGAATGGCGAATTGGGCGACTTGGTGGGGAATGATGCGGTGGCTACTAAGGGGTCGGCAACGGATGCTGAGGCCTTTACCCAGGAAGATGAAGCGGTGGATGATGGGCTGGATGAGAACGGATTGAATGATGAAGAATCTCGTTTGCGTCAAGAGCAGATCGATCAAGCAACTTCACTATTTGGTAAGGATAATGTTACAATAATAGATGATTAG
- a CDS encoding YbaB/EbfC family nucleoid-associated protein, with product MAGGMANMQQMMRKMQKMQQEMESEQKNIETKEFQGTEPSGMVNVTVTGDRRVKAINIKPDAVDPEDVDMLQDLLIEAVNNGLEKVDTETANVMGKYTKGIPGL from the coding sequence ATGGCAGGCGGAATGGCAAATATGCAACAAATGATGCGTAAAATGCAAAAGATGCAACAAGAGATGGAGTCAGAACAAAAGAATATTGAAACAAAAGAGTTTCAAGGGACTGAACCATCAGGCATGGTGAATGTGACGGTAACAGGTGACCGCCGTGTGAAAGCAATCAACATCAAACCGGATGCAGTCGATCCAGAAGACGTTGATATGTTACAGGACTTATTGATTGAAGCAGTCAACAACGGACTTGAAAAAGTAGACACTGAAACTGCAAACGTTATGGGTAAATATACAAAAGGTATCCCAGGACTATAG
- the recR gene encoding recombination mediator RecR, which translates to MQYPEPIAKLIDSFSKLPGIGAKTASRLAFFVLDMPEADVLQFASSLVDAKRELRYCSVCGNITQSDPCEICADENRDRSRILVVEQVRDVVSMERMREYHGLYHVLHGVLSPMEGTGPEDLNIQPLLTRLQDDQIKEVIVATNATAEGEATATYLSRLIKPAGIQVSRIAYGLSVGSDIEYADEMTLLRALEGRRDID; encoded by the coding sequence ATGCAATATCCAGAACCAATTGCCAAGTTAATCGATTCTTTTAGTAAGTTACCAGGGATTGGCGCAAAGACAGCGTCAAGGTTGGCCTTCTTCGTCTTGGACATGCCTGAGGCGGATGTACTTCAATTTGCGTCTTCCTTGGTAGATGCCAAGCGTGAGCTACGTTATTGCTCAGTTTGTGGGAATATTACCCAGTCTGATCCTTGCGAAATCTGTGCGGATGAAAACCGCGACCGGTCACGGATTTTAGTGGTGGAGCAGGTGCGTGATGTGGTGTCTATGGAACGAATGCGTGAGTATCACGGCCTCTACCATGTCTTGCACGGGGTCTTGTCACCAATGGAAGGGACTGGACCGGAAGATTTGAATATCCAACCTCTATTGACCCGTCTGCAAGATGACCAGATCAAGGAAGTGATTGTGGCGACCAATGCGACAGCTGAAGGGGAAGCGACCGCAACCTACCTGTCTCGTTTGATTAAACCTGCAGGCATTCAAGTATCGCGGATTGCTTATGGTTTATCTGTCGGCAGTGACATTGAGTATGCGGACGAGATGACCCTATTGCGTGCCCTTGAAGGCCGCCGTGACATCGATTAA
- the tmk gene encoding dTMP kinase translates to MDKQKFAGKFITVEGPDGAGKTTLIQGLTAKLEEKLAVPLKLTREPGGDPIAEQIREVILSPENVALDPRAEALLYAASRRQHLVHTVLPALEAGHMVLCDRFVDSSIAYQGYGREIGEEGIIAINQFATDGRQPDLTLYLDITAEEGIRRIQANRSQAEQNRLDVEAIDFHQRVHKGYGVLKDRFPERIQVIDATQDPESMQRDALAILESHFPTLFR, encoded by the coding sequence ATGGATAAACAAAAATTTGCTGGGAAATTTATTACTGTTGAAGGACCCGATGGCGCAGGTAAAACGACCCTTATTCAGGGACTAACAGCGAAACTTGAAGAAAAGCTAGCTGTGCCTTTAAAGCTGACGCGCGAGCCAGGTGGCGACCCGATTGCTGAACAAATCAGAGAAGTGATTTTAAGCCCGGAGAACGTGGCCCTAGATCCTAGAGCTGAAGCCCTTTTATACGCAGCGAGCCGTCGTCAACATTTAGTCCATACCGTACTGCCTGCACTTGAAGCTGGGCACATGGTCTTATGTGACCGGTTCGTCGACTCGTCAATTGCCTACCAAGGCTACGGTCGTGAAATTGGGGAAGAGGGGATTATTGCCATCAACCAATTCGCAACAGATGGCCGCCAACCCGACTTGACCTTGTATTTAGATATTACGGCTGAAGAGGGGATTCGCCGGATTCAAGCCAACCGCAGTCAGGCTGAACAAAACCGCCTGGACGTTGAAGCCATTGATTTCCATCAACGGGTTCATAAAGGGTATGGCGTCTTGAAAGACCGTTTTCCAGAACGGATTCAAGTTATTGATGCCACCCAAGACCCTGAAAGTATGCAGCGGGATGCCTTGGCTATTTTAGAAAGCCATTTCCCAACTTTATTTCGTTAA
- the holB gene encoding DNA polymerase III subunit delta', with the protein MAHEHFDIAKKQADLTAMMDRVLVNNRLGHAYIFEGMVGSGQEDMALYLAAYLNCLNPADKGIPCGTCNHCRRILSADYPDVYHIEPDGNTIKIDQTRDLKERLSMSSLEGDNQIFIIHEAEKMTVNAANSLLKFIEEPHENVYIFLLTNNRDAILSTIVSRCQMIHFPQLNKVDLQVLFEEAGIKPSMAATLTALTNDVGEATALAENEDFQQRLNWSLQWVDLIVKKDPRGLTMVASDWMKGPKGRADMIQALSLVAFHFHDLLYLRLHPDQGQDNQAQLVFPNDFGKYQGMVNKITVADATKALHLVGQAQRMIQSNVSVQSAMEYMVLAYWKK; encoded by the coding sequence ATGGCACACGAACATTTTGATATCGCCAAGAAGCAAGCGGATTTAACCGCTATGATGGACCGGGTCCTCGTCAATAACCGCCTTGGCCACGCCTATATTTTTGAAGGCATGGTAGGTTCTGGTCAAGAAGATATGGCCCTATATTTAGCGGCCTATTTGAATTGCCTCAATCCAGCTGACAAGGGGATACCTTGCGGGACATGTAACCATTGTCGTCGGATATTGTCCGCTGACTATCCGGATGTTTATCATATAGAACCGGACGGGAATACCATTAAAATTGACCAAACGAGAGACCTAAAAGAACGGTTGTCCATGTCCTCACTTGAAGGAGACAACCAAATTTTTATTATCCATGAAGCAGAGAAAATGACTGTCAACGCAGCCAATTCTTTGTTGAAGTTTATCGAGGAACCACATGAAAATGTCTATATTTTCCTCCTCACCAATAATAGGGACGCGATCCTGTCCACGATTGTGTCTCGTTGCCAGATGATTCATTTCCCCCAATTAAACAAGGTGGACTTACAAGTCCTATTTGAGGAAGCGGGGATTAAGCCAAGTATGGCGGCGACTCTGACTGCTTTAACAAATGATGTGGGTGAAGCGACGGCGTTGGCAGAGAATGAAGATTTCCAGCAACGACTCAACTGGTCCTTGCAGTGGGTAGATTTAATCGTGAAAAAGGACCCTCGTGGTCTAACGATGGTGGCGTCAGACTGGATGAAGGGTCCTAAGGGTAGGGCGGATATGATTCAGGCCCTAAGTTTAGTGGCCTTTCATTTCCATGATTTATTATATTTACGCCTGCATCCAGACCAGGGACAAGACAATCAAGCGCAATTGGTCTTTCCGAATGACTTTGGTAAATACCAAGGCATGGTCAATAAAATAACAGTAGCAGACGCGACAAAAGCCCTACATTTAGTAGGACAAGCACAGCGGATGATCCAATCGAATGTGAGTGTACAGTCCGCTATGGAATATATGGTATTAGCCTACTGGAAAAAATAG